The Buchnera aphidicola (Takecallis arundicolens) genome has a window encoding:
- a CDS encoding DEAD/DEAH box helicase codes for MIQNNNSFLHFGLNTALIKALKKMQYIKPSPIQQLCIPYLLMGKDVLGMAQTGSGKTAAFALPLLNNILVQLKCPQILVLTPTRELAIQVSKSFSEFAQYMMNIKVLALYGGQRYEIQLKILKTGPQVIVGTPGRLLDHLNRGTLNLSNLRSLVLDEADEMLRMGFIEDVENIMLKIPKKHQTALFSATMPRAIKMIAQKFMVFPKEIQIQSNILTQPNIKQSYWIVCGRKTDGLIRFLESEDFSATIIFVRTKSATLEISEALERHGYNSAALNGDMNQNIREQTLERLKDGRLDILIATDVAARGLDVDRISLVINYDIPMDAESYIHRIGRTGRAGRMGCALLFVEYRERRLLKNIERIIKQPIRKVELPNSQLLSQCRINKFYKKLLIELESKDLDQYCALLKKINEKNKFDIDILSAALLKMAQGGRPLIVTENPTNNRKIFLKQNIKKKYNKTKIYHTKSSMCLYRIDVGHNDGVEVRHIVGAIANEGRISSYNIGNVKIYPKYSTLELSQNLPKDIFKNLSHTRILNKPINMILYHNK; via the coding sequence ATGATTCAAAATAATAACTCGTTTTTACATTTTGGTTTAAATACTGCGCTTATCAAAGCATTAAAAAAAATGCAATATATTAAACCATCACCTATTCAACAGTTATGTATTCCTTATCTTTTAATGGGAAAAGATGTTTTAGGAATGGCGCAAACTGGAAGTGGAAAAACTGCTGCATTTGCACTTCCATTATTAAATAATATTCTTGTTCAGTTAAAGTGTCCGCAAATTTTAGTTTTAACACCTACTCGAGAATTAGCTATTCAAGTATCTAAATCATTTTCAGAATTTGCTCAGTATATGATGAATATTAAAGTATTAGCATTATATGGAGGACAAAGGTATGAAATACAGTTAAAAATATTAAAAACAGGTCCTCAAGTTATTGTTGGAACTCCAGGAAGATTACTGGATCATTTAAATCGGGGAACGTTAAATTTATCTAATTTACGATCTTTAGTTTTAGATGAAGCTGATGAAATGTTAAGAATGGGGTTTATAGAAGATGTTGAAAATATTATGTTAAAAATACCTAAAAAACATCAAACAGCATTATTTTCTGCAACTATGCCTCGGGCTATTAAAATGATTGCACAAAAGTTTATGGTTTTTCCAAAAGAAATCCAGATTCAATCTAATATTTTAACACAACCAAATATTAAACAAAGTTATTGGATTGTGTGTGGTAGAAAGACAGATGGTTTAATACGATTTCTGGAATCAGAAGATTTTTCTGCTACAATTATTTTTGTACGTACTAAAAGTGCTACTTTGGAGATTTCTGAAGCATTAGAACGCCATGGATATAATAGTGCAGCATTAAACGGAGATATGAATCAAAATATTCGAGAACAAACTTTAGAACGATTAAAAGATGGCAGGTTAGATATTTTAATTGCAACTGATGTTGCAGCAAGAGGATTAGATGTAGATAGAATTAGTTTAGTGATTAATTATGATATTCCTATGGATGCTGAATCATATATTCATAGAATTGGTCGTACAGGTCGTGCTGGTCGTATGGGTTGTGCTTTATTATTTGTTGAGTATCGTGAACGTAGACTATTAAAAAACATTGAACGTATTATTAAACAACCAATACGTAAAGTAGAATTACCTAATTCACAGTTATTAAGCCAATGTCGAATTAATAAATTTTATAAAAAATTGCTCATAGAATTAGAAAGTAAAGATTTAGATCAATATTGTGCATTATTAAAAAAAATTAATGAGAAAAATAAGTTTGATATAGATATCTTATCTGCTGCTTTATTAAAGATGGCACAAGGTGGACGTCCATTAATTGTTACAGAAAATCCTACTAATAATCGTAAAATTTTTTTAAAACAAAATATTAAAAAAAAATATAACAAAACAAAAATTTATCATACAAAATCTAGTATGTGTTTGTATCGTATTGATGTGGGTCATAATGATGGAGTTGAAGTAAGACATATTGTTGGTGCTATTGCTAATGAAGGACGAATTAGCAGTTATAATATTGGAAATGTAAAAATTTATCCTAAATATTCTACTTTAGAGTTATCACAGAATTTACCAAAAGATATTTTTAAGAATTTATCACATACGAGAATTCTGAATAAACCAATTAACATGATATTATATCATAATAAATAG
- the pnp gene encoding polyribonucleotide nucleotidyltransferase: protein MLNEIIKKFQYGKHTVTLSTGMIARQATSSVMVTMDDTTVLVTVVGKKKTDVNQKFFPLNITYQERTYAAGRIPGGFFRREGRPSENEILTARLIDRPIRPLFPVDFLNEIQITATVVSVNPKINPDIVAIIGASTALKLSGMPFLGPVGAARVGYINNEYVLNPTTDDMKHTKLDLVVSGTKNAILMVEAEAHLLSEKQVLQAIIFGHKQQQQLIDNICLFVQDVNITPWDYIEKNIEQHELFNYITQFCKSDIITAYQVFNKKQRHESLDIIRNTVIQKLISDDVDFSESEIENILYNIERKIVRDKILHEENRIDGRKCNAIRDLDIRMGILPRVHGSALFTRGETQSLVSVTLGTARDAQNLDELLGDRIDNFLFHYNFPPYSVGEIGILGSPKRREIGHGKLAKRSMLAVMPKVDEFPYTIRIVSEITESNGSSSMASVCGASLALMDAGIPIKSAVAGIAMGLVKDQDKYVILSDILGDEDHLGDMDFKVAGTETGITALQMDIKTTGITNDILEDALYEAKKARLYILKTMKKSISTPRSNISEFAPRIHTMKINPEKIKDVIGKGGSIIRMLTEETGTVIEIQDNGIIKISSTVAGKAKHAIKRIREITSEVKAGQIYHGKVVRITEFGAFVSIGFGKEGLVHISQIANQRVEKVTDYLCIEQKVSVKVLEVDRQGRLRLSIKAVNTS from the coding sequence GTGTTAAATGAAATTATTAAAAAATTTCAGTATGGTAAACATACTGTTACTTTATCAACAGGAATGATAGCCAGACAAGCAACTTCATCAGTTATGGTAACTATGGATGATACTACCGTTTTAGTAACTGTGGTAGGTAAAAAAAAAACTGATGTAAATCAAAAATTTTTTCCTTTAAATATAACATATCAAGAGCGTACATATGCTGCTGGCCGTATACCAGGAGGATTTTTTAGACGAGAAGGTAGACCAAGTGAAAATGAAATATTGACTGCACGATTAATTGATCGTCCAATTCGTCCTTTATTTCCGGTAGATTTTTTAAATGAAATACAAATCACTGCTACAGTAGTATCTGTAAATCCAAAAATTAATCCTGATATTGTAGCAATTATTGGAGCTTCGACAGCATTAAAATTATCCGGTATGCCTTTTTTAGGTCCAGTTGGTGCAGCAAGAGTTGGATATATTAATAATGAATATGTTTTAAATCCAACAACAGATGATATGAAACATACTAAGTTAGATTTAGTAGTATCTGGAACAAAGAATGCAATTTTAATGGTAGAAGCTGAAGCACATTTATTAAGTGAAAAACAGGTTTTACAGGCTATTATATTCGGTCATAAACAACAACAACAATTAATTGATAATATTTGTTTATTTGTTCAAGATGTTAATATTACACCATGGGATTATATTGAAAAAAATATTGAACAACATGAATTATTTAATTATATTACTCAATTTTGTAAATCGGATATTATTACAGCATATCAAGTTTTTAATAAAAAACAACGACATGAATCTTTAGATATTATTCGTAATACTGTAATACAAAAATTAATATCTGATGATGTTGATTTTTCAGAATCTGAAATAGAAAATATTTTATATAATATCGAAAGAAAGATTGTAAGAGATAAAATATTACATGAAGAAAATCGTATTGATGGACGGAAATGTAATGCAATTCGAGATTTAGATATTCGTATGGGAATTCTACCTCGAGTACATGGTTCTGCTTTATTTACGAGAGGGGAAACACAGTCTTTAGTTTCTGTAACTTTGGGTACTGCTAGAGATGCACAAAATTTAGATGAATTATTAGGAGACAGAATAGATAATTTTCTATTTCATTACAATTTTCCACCTTATTCTGTAGGAGAGATTGGTATTTTAGGATCTCCAAAAAGAAGAGAAATTGGTCATGGTAAATTAGCTAAACGAAGTATGTTAGCTGTTATGCCGAAAGTAGATGAATTTCCATATACTATTAGAATAGTTTCAGAAATAACTGAATCGAATGGTTCTTCATCAATGGCTTCAGTATGTGGAGCATCTTTAGCACTCATGGATGCTGGTATTCCAATAAAATCGGCTGTTGCTGGAATAGCAATGGGTTTAGTTAAAGATCAAGATAAATATGTAATTTTATCTGATATTTTAGGAGATGAAGATCATTTAGGAGATATGGATTTTAAAGTTGCCGGTACAGAAACAGGGATTACTGCTTTACAAATGGATATAAAAACAACTGGTATTACAAATGATATTTTAGAAGATGCCTTATATGAAGCAAAAAAAGCACGGTTATATATTTTAAAGACCATGAAAAAATCGATTAGTACTCCAAGAAGTAATATTTCTGAATTTGCTCCACGTATTCATACTATGAAAATTAATCCAGAGAAAATTAAAGATGTTATCGGTAAAGGTGGATCAATTATTCGTATGTTAACAGAAGAAACAGGTACTGTAATTGAAATTCAAGATAATGGGATAATTAAAATTTCTTCTACCGTTGCAGGTAAAGCTAAACATGCTATTAAACGAATTCGTGAAATTACTTCCGAAGTTAAAGCTGGACAAATATATCATGGAAAGGTTGTACGTATTACAGAATTTGGTGCTTTTGTATCTATTGGTTTTGGCAAGGAAGGTTTGGTACATATTTCACAAATAGCAAATCAGAGAGTAGAAAAAGTAACAGATTATTTATGTATTGAACAAAAAGTTTCAGTAAAGGTATTAGAAGTTGATCGACAAGGTAGATTAAGATTAAGTATAAAAGCTGTTAATACATCTTAA
- the rpsO gene encoding 30S ribosomal protein S15, giving the protein MKKKTKLILEYGMDVKNTGKSEVQIALLSYHINYLKKHFDIHKKDFSSKLGLLKMVSKRRKLLDYLKNISMIRYNNIIAKLELRH; this is encoded by the coding sequence ATGAAAAAAAAAACAAAACTTATATTAGAGTATGGTATGGATGTAAAAAATACAGGTAAGTCAGAAGTGCAAATTGCTTTATTAAGTTATCATATTAATTATTTAAAAAAACATTTCGATATACATAAAAAAGATTTTTCAAGCAAACTCGGTTTATTAAAAATGGTTTCTAAAAGACGTAAATTATTAGATTATTTAAAAAATATTAGTATGATTCGATATAATAACATTATTGCAAAATTAGAATTACGACACTAA
- the truB gene encoding tRNA pseudouridine(55) synthase TruB, with the protein MYKNNVNGMLLFDKPKGISSNYILQKVKKIFCAKKAGYIGTLDPLATGLLPICFGESTKFVEQINNSKKCYYVVAKLGEVTATYDSQGVILNTKKVQFSYLDLYSSLHILKKRIVQIVPIYSAIKYRGRALYKYARKNISIPKITRNIRIYKLRCIEYNNTFITLKITCSKGTYVRRLVHDLGVLLKCGAHVISLRRLRVSSYKITRAITLHQLNTVVKKYPSNISHHILLKFLIPVQALFFTLPEMICSDYNSIHDIKNRIYFFNSDTPKFFRITIQNNNKMFILGKINQIGQLILCKLLNI; encoded by the coding sequence ATGTATAAAAATAATGTTAATGGTATGTTATTATTTGATAAACCAAAAGGTATATCATCAAATTACATACTTCAAAAAGTAAAAAAAATTTTTTGTGCTAAAAAAGCAGGTTATATTGGTACTCTAGATCCTTTAGCAACAGGATTATTACCTATTTGTTTTGGAGAAAGTACAAAATTTGTAGAACAAATAAATAATTCTAAAAAGTGTTATTATGTTGTTGCTAAATTGGGTGAGGTTACTGCAACTTACGATTCTCAAGGTGTAATATTAAATACTAAAAAAGTACAGTTTTCTTATTTAGATTTATATTCATCTTTACATATATTAAAAAAACGAATTGTTCAAATTGTACCAATTTACTCTGCGATAAAATATAGAGGTCGTGCATTATATAAGTACGCAAGAAAAAATATTTCTATTCCGAAAATTACACGTAATATTAGAATTTATAAATTACGTTGTATAGAATATAATAATACATTTATTACTTTAAAAATTACATGTTCTAAAGGTACATATGTTCGCAGATTAGTACATGATTTAGGAGTATTATTAAAATGTGGTGCTCATGTCATATCTTTGAGAAGATTGCGAGTAAGTTCTTATAAAATAACTCGTGCTATTACTTTACATCAATTGAATACTGTAGTTAAAAAATATCCTAGTAATATATCTCATCATATATTATTAAAATTTTTAATACCAGTACAAGCTTTATTCTTTACATTACCTGAAATGATTTGCTCAGACTATAATTCCATACATGATATAAAAAATAGAATATATTTTTTTAATAGCGATACTCCAAAATTTTTTAGAATTACTATACAAAACAATAATAAAATGTTTATCTTAGGAAAAATAAACCAAATCGGTCAGTTAATTTTATGTAAATTATTAAATATTTAA
- the rbfA gene encoding 30S ribosome-binding factor RbfA: MKLLYKNYQKKSYRYIRISQELKKAISNILQNQFRDPRISSFITVSMVKLSRDLSCAKVFISYIDKTNVLNNKVSVENKKDNVLCILKKASGYIRSILCKILQLRKIPILIFYNDDSFAKGMKITNLLKTI, translated from the coding sequence ATGAAATTATTATATAAGAATTATCAAAAAAAATCTTATCGTTATATACGTATATCACAAGAGTTAAAGAAAGCGATATCAAATATTTTACAAAATCAGTTTAGAGATCCAAGAATAAGTTCTTTTATTACAGTTTCTATGGTAAAACTGTCTCGTGATTTATCATGTGCAAAAGTTTTTATTAGTTATATAGATAAGACTAATGTATTAAACAATAAAGTAAGTGTAGAAAATAAAAAAGATAATGTATTGTGTATTTTAAAAAAAGCTTCTGGTTATATTCGTAGTATATTATGTAAAATATTGCAGTTACGAAAAATCCCTATTCTTATTTTTTATAACGATGATTCTTTTGCTAAAGGTATGAAAATTACAAATTTACTCAAAACAATATAA
- the infB gene encoding translation initiation factor IF-2 translates to MINITLQSLSYEMNITIAELIKNFSNIGIKKDKNDRVTLQEKKLLLHYLSSKNELSLGMVHKKKYTDNVINCPINVKEKNASPDILRTINIHKNIIDKKIDDKTYSASGNKLHDTNNKLLKKNNLQTRNMSSITQNSDKKNIFIKKSDTLISKKNVSSKNTIHYKKNAVNILKKNKITTSNRLMVKKMSAGQDLKKIVNLSKLSDVNTVVEYNVNLRNKKDQRNNKNRIIKNSKDKKFLKKHKYRVLHQDFIKPKKHVVKKIFINQMISILELSKKMSIKSTELIKKIMSMGNVVTENQIIDQETAQLIIEEMGHKAILKKNNNVEEIILQETESLNRNSLKTIRPPVVTIMGHVDHGKTSLLDYIRSTKIASHEAGGITQHIGAYYVKTKGGLITFLDTPGHAAFTAMRARGVQITDIVVLVVAGDDGVKPQTIEAIQHAKSAGVPVLVAINKIDKPEANPERIKKELMKYEIMSEELGGETIFVNISAITGQGIDELLHAILLQSEILELSARTSGMANGVVIEARLDKKRGPITTVLIREGKLEKGDNILCGVYYGKVRAMKDSFGVEVKYAGPSIPIEILGLSGIPTSGDIFYTVENEKKAREIALYRTIQLKEKKIANVKKIDVHDMFKNLNKNESSILYVILKSDVKGSLEAVTHVIQNLSNQHICIKIISANVGNITETDVAFAVATHAIIIGFNVEPNILAKRAIKTENIDARYYSVIYHLIDDIKLIVSGMMSPKYKMIIIGSAEIRDIFKPTKSIFVAGCMVIHGIIKRSCPIRILRNKNIIYKGELESLRRFKEDVKEVGVGKECGIGIKNYNDICIGDVIESFNTIEIKN, encoded by the coding sequence ATGATTAATATTACTTTACAATCTTTATCATATGAAATGAATATTACTATTGCTGAATTAATAAAAAATTTTTCTAATATTGGTATTAAAAAAGATAAAAATGATCGTGTAACATTACAAGAAAAAAAATTATTGTTACATTATTTATCTTCAAAAAATGAGTTATCACTAGGAATGGTACATAAAAAAAAATATACAGATAATGTTATTAATTGTCCAATTAATGTTAAAGAAAAAAATGCTTCTCCTGATATATTACGTACGATTAATATACATAAAAATATTATTGATAAAAAAATAGATGATAAAACATATTCTGCATCAGGTAATAAACTTCATGATACAAATAATAAGTTATTGAAGAAAAATAATTTACAAACAAGAAATATGAGTTCAATAACACAAAATAGCGATAAAAAAAATATTTTTATAAAAAAATCAGATACTCTGATTTCAAAGAAAAATGTAAGTTCAAAAAATACAATACATTACAAAAAGAATGCAGTTAATATTTTAAAAAAAAATAAAATTACCACATCAAATCGGTTAATGGTAAAAAAAATGTCTGCTGGACAAGATTTAAAAAAAATAGTTAATTTAAGTAAATTATCTGATGTTAATACTGTTGTTGAATATAATGTGAACCTTCGTAATAAAAAAGATCAAAGAAATAATAAAAATCGTATTATTAAAAATAGTAAAGATAAAAAATTTTTAAAAAAACATAAGTATCGTGTATTACATCAAGATTTTATTAAACCAAAAAAACATGTTGTTAAAAAAATTTTTATTAATCAAATGATTTCAATATTAGAATTATCAAAAAAGATGTCAATAAAAAGTACAGAATTAATTAAAAAAATCATGAGTATGGGTAATGTTGTTACAGAAAATCAAATTATTGATCAAGAAACAGCGCAATTAATCATTGAAGAAATGGGACATAAAGCAATTTTAAAAAAAAATAATAATGTAGAAGAAATAATTTTGCAAGAAACTGAAAGTTTAAATAGAAATTCTTTAAAAACAATTAGACCTCCTGTAGTTACAATTATGGGACATGTTGATCATGGTAAAACATCTTTATTAGACTATATTCGTTCTACTAAAATAGCAAGTCATGAAGCTGGTGGAATTACTCAACATATTGGTGCTTATTATGTAAAAACAAAAGGTGGACTCATTACTTTTTTAGATACACCAGGTCATGCTGCATTTACAGCAATGCGTGCTCGAGGTGTGCAAATTACTGATATTGTAGTTTTAGTTGTAGCAGGCGATGATGGAGTAAAACCACAAACTATAGAAGCTATTCAACATGCAAAATCTGCTGGAGTTCCAGTATTAGTTGCAATAAATAAAATTGATAAACCGGAAGCAAATCCTGAAAGAATTAAAAAAGAACTAATGAAATACGAAATTATGTCAGAAGAATTGGGTGGTGAAACAATTTTTGTTAATATTTCTGCTATTACTGGTCAAGGAATTGATGAATTATTACATGCAATATTATTACAATCTGAAATATTAGAACTTTCTGCTAGAACATCTGGTATGGCTAATGGTGTAGTAATTGAAGCTAGACTTGATAAAAAACGTGGTCCAATAACAACTGTATTAATTCGTGAAGGAAAATTAGAAAAAGGGGATAATATATTATGTGGTGTATATTACGGTAAAGTACGTGCAATGAAAGATTCGTTTGGAGTTGAAGTAAAATATGCTGGTCCATCTATTCCTATAGAAATACTTGGATTATCAGGTATACCAACTAGTGGAGATATTTTTTATACTGTTGAAAATGAAAAAAAAGCGCGTGAAATTGCATTATATAGAACAATTCAATTAAAAGAAAAAAAAATAGCGAATGTAAAAAAAATAGATGTACATGATATGTTTAAAAATTTAAATAAAAATGAATCTTCTATATTATATGTAATTTTAAAATCTGATGTAAAAGGATCATTAGAAGCTGTTACACACGTTATACAAAACTTATCTAATCAGCATATTTGCATTAAAATTATTAGTGCTAATGTTGGAAACATTACAGAAACTGATGTTGCATTTGCAGTAGCAACACATGCAATAATTATCGGATTTAATGTTGAACCAAATATATTAGCTAAACGTGCAATAAAAACAGAGAATATAGATGCTCGTTATTATTCTGTTATATATCATTTAATTGATGATATAAAGTTAATTGTTTCAGGTATGATGTCTCCTAAATATAAAATGATTATTATTGGATCAGCTGAAATTAGGGATATTTTTAAACCTACAAAATCTATTTTTGTTGCCGGTTGTATGGTAATTCATGGTATTATCAAAAGGAGTTGTCCTATTCGTATTTTAAGAAATAAAAATATAATTTATAAAGGTGAATTGGAATCTTTACGACGTTTTAAAGAAGATGTCAAAGAAGTGGGTGTTGGTAAAGAATGCGGTATTGGAATAAAAAATTATAATGACATTTGTATTGGAGATGTGATAGAATCATTCAATACAATAGAAATCAAGAACTGA
- the nusA gene encoding transcription termination factor NusA: MNREILSVVELVSREKSLPREKIFEALELALKIATKKQYTHDIDVRVNIDRDNGNVNTYRRWTVVGCVVHKEREIYLREARINNPAVQISEFIENKIQSINFDRISTQEAKKIIIKKVREAECLMISNKFHQYKGKIIQGTIKKINRDFMILDLGNYIDGIILRRDMLPKEQFIVGDRVRGVLYEIQSTSNGMQLFLSRARAEMLVELFRIEVPEITQKLVKIQVVARDPGLRAKVAVKTYDKKIDPVGACVGMRGARVQSVSEEMSGERIDVILWHHDPVQFVINAMSPIRVSSVIVHNNIHAMDIIVNEKNLAQAIGRNGQNVRLVAQLSGWELNIMAANDASDKNKIKINKIRALFNKCLNVNSKIVNILIYAGLSSLSELICTPYHILIGIKGISARIANTVQEQSDNYLTHLLIINNCHSFL; encoded by the coding sequence ATGAATAGAGAAATTTTGTCAGTAGTGGAATTGGTTTCTCGTGAAAAATCTTTGCCACGTGAAAAAATATTTGAAGCATTAGAACTTGCATTGAAAATAGCAACAAAAAAACAATATACTCATGATATTGATGTTAGAGTGAATATCGATCGAGACAATGGAAATGTGAATACTTATCGTAGATGGACTGTTGTGGGATGTGTTGTTCATAAAGAAAGAGAAATTTATTTAAGAGAAGCACGTATTAATAATCCAGCAGTACAAATTAGTGAATTTATAGAAAATAAAATTCAATCAATAAATTTTGATAGAATTTCTACTCAAGAAGCAAAAAAAATTATTATAAAAAAAGTACGAGAAGCAGAATGTTTAATGATTTCTAATAAATTTCATCAATATAAAGGTAAAATTATTCAAGGTACAATTAAAAAAATTAATCGCGATTTTATGATTTTAGATTTAGGAAATTATATTGATGGAATTATTCTAAGAAGGGATATGTTACCAAAAGAACAATTTATTGTTGGAGATCGTGTGCGTGGTGTATTATATGAAATACAGTCAACCTCTAATGGTATGCAATTGTTTCTTAGCCGTGCTCGGGCTGAAATGTTAGTGGAATTATTTCGTATTGAAGTACCAGAAATTACGCAAAAACTCGTTAAAATTCAGGTTGTTGCTAGGGATCCTGGTTTACGTGCTAAAGTCGCTGTTAAAACATATGATAAAAAAATAGATCCAGTTGGTGCTTGTGTTGGTATGCGTGGTGCACGCGTACAATCTGTATCTGAAGAAATGAGTGGAGAAAGAATAGATGTTATTTTATGGCATCATGATCCAGTACAGTTTGTAATAAATGCTATGTCTCCAATACGTGTTTCATCTGTAATTGTACATAATAATATACATGCAATGGATATTATAGTAAATGAAAAAAATTTAGCACAAGCAATTGGTAGAAATGGTCAAAATGTAAGATTAGTAGCTCAATTAAGTGGTTGGGAATTAAATATTATGGCAGCAAATGATGCAAGTGATAAGAATAAAATTAAAATTAATAAAATTCGTGCTCTTTTTAATAAATGTTTAAATGTAAATAGTAAAATTGTTAATATATTAATATATGCTGGTCTTTCATCTTTATCGGAATTAATATGTACTCCATATCATATATTAATTGGAATTAAAGGTATAAGTGCTCGTATTGCAAATACTGTTCAAGAGCAGTCAGATAATTATTTGACACATTTATTAATAATCAATAATTGTCATTCTTTTTTGTAG
- the secG gene encoding preprotein translocase subunit SecG → MYKLIFFVFIIVCFILITLIMLNPANYNDLYNFSRYNNKFSILNFICRDSILNTITKIFIILFFIFSIIICILDV, encoded by the coding sequence ATGTATAAGTTAATTTTTTTTGTTTTTATTATTGTTTGTTTTATTTTAATAACCTTAATTATGTTAAATCCTGCAAATTATAATGATTTATATAATTTTAGTAGATATAATAATAAATTTAGTATATTAAATTTTATTTGTCGTGATTCTATTTTAAATACAATAACTAAAATTTTTATTATATTGTTTTTTATATTTAGTATAATTATCTGTATTTTGGATGTGTAA